In the genome of Massilia sp. UMI-21, the window CGCGTTCCTTGGCCTGGCTGCCGGTCCAGACGCGGCCCTGGCCCACTTCGTCGATCCTGGCGGCGGTGGTGTTGCGCGCGGCCGCGGCCTTGGTGGTGAACTCGCTGTACACGTGGTTGATGCTGCTCTGAACCAGCCGCGAGAAGCGCGGATCGATCGGGCGCAGCGGGTTGTAGGCGTCGGCCAGCCAGGTGGTGGTGTAGCCGCCGGTGTGGATGCCGAGCTTGTCGCTCACCTTCTCGGCGGTCGGCAGGATGGTAAACACGCCGATCGAGCCGGTGATGGTGGCCGGATCGGCGATCACTTCGTCGGCCGCCATCGAGATCCAGTAGCCGCCGGAGGCGGCCACGTTGCCCATCGAGACCACCACCGGCTTGCCGGCCGCGCGCGTCAGCTCCAGCTCGCGCCGGATCAGCTCCGACGCGTAGGCGCTGCCGCCGGGCGAATCGACGCGCAGCACCACGGCCTTGATGTGTTGGTCCTCGCGCGCCTGGCGGATCAGGTTGGCGGTGGTGATGCCGCCGACCGTGTCCGGGCCGCTGGTGCCGTCGACGATATTGCCGGAAGCGGTGATCACGCCGACCGCGTCGCCGAAGGGTCTCTGCTGGTGGCGCCCCAGGTAATCGTGGAAGCCGATCTGGCGGAAGGACTTGATGCGCTCTTCCCAGACGCCGCGCTTGACCAGCAGCGCGCGCACCTCGTCCTGGGTCTTGAGCCCGTCCACCAGCTTGCCCGCCTGGGCCACCCTGGCCGCGCTGCCGCCCGCCGCTTCCATCTGCTGCGGCAGGGTCTCGATCCACTTCGCCACGCTGCCGGCCGGGAGCTTGCGGTTGTTCTCGACCTGGCTGGTGTAGTCCTGCCACAAGCCGTTGTACAGGAAGCTGTCGGCTTCCTGGGCCGCCTCGGAAGGTCCGTTGGCGATGTAGGGTTCGGCGAAGCTCTTGTAGGTGCCGACCTTGATCAGGTTGACGGTCACGCCCAGCTTGTCGAGCGCATCGCGGTAGTAGTTGCGGCGCCCGCCGAAGCCTTCGATCATCACCATGCCCATCGGGTGCACATAGACTTCGTCGGCGTGCGAGGCCAGCAGGTAGCGCTTCTGGTCGTACATGCCGCCCCAGGCGATCACGCGCTTGCCGGCGGCCTTGACGCGGTCGATGCCGGCGCCGACCTCGCGCAGCTGGGCCAGGCCGCCGCCGTCCATCCGGTCGAGCAGCAGCACGACGGTGCTGATGCTCTTGTCCTTGCTGGCCGCATCGAGCACGGTGAGCAGGTCGCGCAGGCGCACGCTGCGCTTGCTGTCGCCGCCGACGGTATCGAGCAGCGTGTCCTGGAAGCTCGACTGGTACTGCTCGACCAGGTCGCCCCTCAGTTCCAGCACCAGGGCGGTCTTGTCGCCGATCGGCTTGACGCCGCCCGACGACACGGCCATGACGATGAGGATCACGATCAGCAGGAACAGCAGGTTCATGACGGTGCGACGCGAAGCGTCGACCGCGCGCCACAGCATGCCGGCGCCGCGGCGCAGCGCACTCAGGGGTTTGAAAGCCATCGAAACTCCGTCAGTCAATAAGTACAGGGGCTCAGGCCGCGATCGTCGCGGCGCCGGTCCGCTCCTTGTGCGAGATCGCGAACAGGCCGGCAAACACGAGTATGCCATTTACCATGAGCAATTCCAGCCCGAGGCGGTAAGAACCGAGCAGGTGTTCCTGATTGTACTCAAGGAGTGCGCAAAGAATCGGCGCGCCGATCGTAACGAACGGCACCAGGCGGTCGGTCGGCATGCGTCGCGTCAGCATGCCGAAGCCGAACAGGCCCAGCAGCGGACCGTAGGTGTAGGCCGCCAGCTTGAGGATGACCACGATCATGCTCGGGTTGTCGGCCGCCTTGAAGCCCAGCACCAGGAACAGGAACAGCCCGGCGAAGCCCAGGTGCACGCGGCGGCGCAGGCTTTCCTTGCCCGCTTCCGTCAGGTCGTTGCGGCGCTTGATGCCGAGGATGTCGATGCAGAACGAGGATGTCAGCGCCGTGATCGCGCCGTCCGCGCTGGGGAACAGGGCCGAGATCAGGGCGATCAGGAAGATGATCTGCACCGTGGCAGGCAGATGGCCCATGACCACGGCCGGGAAGATCTTGTCGCCGGTGGCGCTCACGCCGGCGATCGGCGCGTACAGGTAGAGCAGGCCACCCAGGAACAGGAAGCTCATCAGGACCACCACCAGCACGGCGGTCAGGCTCAGCAGGTTCTTCTGCGAATCCTTGAGGGTCTTGACGGAAATCGTCTTCTGCATCATCTCCTGGTCCATGCCGGTCATGGTCAGCACGATGAAGATGCCGGCCACGATCTGCTTGAGGAAGAAGTTGGGGCTGTCGAAGTCGGTCGTGAAGATGCGCGCCAGGCCCTGCGACTGCATCGCGTTCAGGCTGTCGGGGACCGACATGCCCAGCTCGCCCAGCAGGAACCAGACGCAGGCGAACAGGCCGAACAGCATGCAGGTGGTCTGCAGGGTATCGGTCCAGACGATGGTCTTGACGCCGCCCTGGTAGGTGTACATCAGGATCATGCCGAGGATGACCAGGGTCGTGATCCAGAACGGGATTCCCAGGCTGTCGAGGATGATCGCCTGCAGGATGTTCACCACCAGGTAGAGCCGCGCGGTGGCGCCGAGCAGGCGCGAGATGATGAAGAAGCCCGCCCCGCTCTGGTACGAGCGGCGCCCGAGGCGCACGTCGAGGTAGTGGTAGATCGAGGTCAGCTGGAGCCGGTAGTACAGCGGCAGCAGGATGTAGGCCACGGCGATGTAGCCGATCACGTAGCCGATCAGGATCTGGGCGTAGCCGAAGGCGTCGTTTCCTACCGCGCCGGGCACGCTGATGAAGGTGGCGCCGGACAGCGTGGTGCCGACCATGCCGAACGCGACCAGCATCCAGTTGCTGCTCTTGTTACCGATGAAGAAGCTGTCGTTGTTGGCGTTGCGGGAGGTGGCCCAGGCCACGCCGAGCAGGAGCGCGAAATAGCCGATGAGGATTGCGAAGAGGAGTGCCGGGGACATGAAATTCCAATGCGGTTGTCGTTTCGCCCAGCAATATACACTGAAGCGTTGCGAGCGTGAACGCCGGTAAACGGCACCGCACATGAGTCCTGGTTATGCCCCGGCGGCACGAGCGACGAACTTCCCGGGCAGGAAGGCTCGCCGCAGCGGGACCCGCGCGCGCATGCAAAACAGTCATCGAAGCACTGTCAGGCGCGTTACGCCTCCTCGCCCTGCACCCGCTCGAACGGCCCGATACAGGTGTTCATGCTCTCGTCCGCGCACATCAGGAACAGCGCGCCGGACGGGTGGAAGCGGATGAAGTTGGTCACGGTGGTGCCCACCTTCATGATGGCGCCCGAGCAATCCTTCTTGCCGTTGTCCTTGACGATGCGGTCGTCCAGCCGGTAGAAGCCCTTGGCGCTGGGCTTGGCGGGGATGCGGTATTCGCTTTCCGACACTTCCTGGGCGCTGGTGACCAGGGTGGTACCGTCGGCGCGGAAGCGGTAGGTTTCCGAGCAACCCAGATCGGGCAGGCTCAGCTTCCAGATACCGAGGATGGGATGGGCGGCCGGCGGCGCCGCCTGCGCGCCGGGCAATAGGGAGATCAGCAAGGCCCCAGTCAACACCGCGGCAGGCACACGCATGGCAGGCTCCTTCGCACGTCGCGACAGCCGGGCGGGCGCCGCGGCAGGCCCGCCCATGCGGACGATGCCATTATTGCAGGGGCGGCGCGCGCGCGGCGCACGCGCCGCCACGGGTGGCGCAGGCTGGGCGGGGAACCCGCCCAGCCTGCGGTACTTGCCTCAGCCGTTCTCGGGCGTGGTCTTCGGCTTGGCCGGACGGCGGCTGCGCGGCGCGGCCTTGCGGGCCGGCGCCTTGTGGGCCGGGCGCGCGCCCGGCTTGCGGGCCGTTTTCGCGTCCGCATCGGTTTCGGCGGGCGCCTCGCCGGCCACGGCATCGCTATCCGGCCCCACCGCCGGCGCCGGCGGCGCCGTGTCCGCAGCACTGTCCGGCGACCCGGCCGGCGCCGGCAACTCGGCCGGCGCTTCCACGACCGCTGCCGGCGCTGGCGCCTTCTTGGCAGCCGGCTTGCGCGGCGCGCGGCGGCGTTCCTTGACCGGCGCCGGCGCCGGCTCGGCCACGGTTTCCTCGGCCACCGCTTGCGCCGGCTCGGCCGCAGTGGACGCCTCGGGCGCTTCCGGCGCCGCCGGCACCGCCGCTTCGTCCACCGCAGGCGGCGGCACGGCCAGGTCCGCGTCCGTTGCGGTCAGCTCGGGCACGGCCGGCGCCGCATCGCGCCCCCCGCCCCGGCGTCCGCCGCGGCCGCGGCGGCTGCGTTCCGGCTTGGCCTCGAGCGCCGGCGCTTCCTCGCCGCCCGGCTCCTCGGTCGCCGCTTCCTCGTTCTCCGGCGCCTCGGGCATCACCACCAGTTCAGGCGCCGGCATCGTCACCGGCGCGGCGGCGCTGCGGTACACATAGGTGCCGGACTTTTCATCGCGGCCGAATTCGAACAGGCCGCGGCTCTGCGCTTCTTCGAGCAGGTTGCCGAAGGTGCGGTAGCCGTAATAGGTCTCGGAGAAGTCGGGACGGCGGCGCTTCAGGGTGTCCTTCAGCAGCGAAGCCCAGATCTTGCCGGTGTCGCCGCGCTCGGACACCAGCGCATCGAAGGTCTCGACGACCATTTCGAGGGCCTGGGCCTTGCGCGCTTCCAGTTCTTCGCGGCGCTTGTCGTCGCTCGGGCGCCGGGTCGCCGGCTGGCCGCGGCGCGCGTCGAGTTCTTCCTTGCGCTTGGCGGCGGCGCGGCGCACTTCACGCACCAGGTCGTCGTAGAAGATGAATTCGTCGCAATTGGCCACCAGCAGGTCGGAGGTGGACTGCTTGACGCCCACCCCGATCACGCGCTTGGCATTCTCGCGCAACTTCGATACCAGCGGCGAAAAGTCGGAGTCGCCCGAGATGATGACGAAGGTATCGACGTGCGACTTGGTGTAGCACAGGTCGAGTGCATCGACCACCAGCCGGATGTCGGCCGAGTTCTTGCCCGACTGGCGCACATGCGGGATCTCGATCAGCTCGAAATTCGCCTCGTGCATCGGGGCCTTGAAAGCCTTGTAGCGGTCCCAGTCGCAATACGCTTTCTTGACCACGATGCTGCCCTTGAGCAGCAGGCGCTCCAGCACCGGCTTGATATCGAATTTTTCGTAGTTGGCGTCGCGCACGCCGAGCGCGACGTTTTCGAAGTCGCAGAACACCGCCATGCTGATGTTGTCGGAAGAAGCCATGAGCTATTGCTTTCAGATAATAAAGGGACAAACTGACCGCGATTATACGCAACCCGCCGCTCCCGGGCGGCACGCGCCGCGCAAAGCCGGTGCGCCGCTCGAACACGGCCAGCCAGGTGGCGTACCGGATCAGCGCCGACTGGAAACGGCTTGCGTGCCGAACAGGCCCGGCAGGCAGGCGATGCCAGGACTCGCCAGGCGGCAGCATTGCCGATTCAGAGCCGCGCCAGCGTGGCCTCGTCCGCCTGTCCGTCGAAATACTTGTCGATGCATGCCTGGAATACCGCTTCGTCGGGCGCGACGTCGGCGAACAGGGTCATCGACGAACGGAACTTGAGCGCGTCGGGTTGACCGAAAATCTCGTCGGCCGACGGACCGTCGAGCGCCGCCACGATCGAAGCGCATTCGCGCAGGCGCGCACCGAGCACCGGGTGCGCCAGGTAGGCCGCCGCTTCGTCGGCGGAGGCGATCGCATAGCGCCGCGCCATGTCGCTGCGGCCGAGCCCGGCGACCTGCGGAAAAACGAACCACATCCAGTGGCTGTGCTTGCGGCCCGCGCGCAGTTCGGCGAGCACCGTGGCGTACACCGGCTCCTGGGCCCGGATGAAACGCTCGAGGTCGAATTCATTGTCCATATTCCATCCTCCTGCTGGCATCCATGCTACAACTTTGAGATTGTTTGCTAAAGTGCGTTCCATAGG includes:
- a CDS encoding DUF1810 domain-containing protein — translated: MDNEFDLERFIRAQEPVYATVLAELRAGRKHSHWMWFVFPQVAGLGRSDMARRYAIASADEAAAYLAHPVLGARLRECASIVAALDGPSADEIFGQPDALKFRSSMTLFADVAPDEAVFQACIDKYFDGQADEATLARL
- a CDS encoding sodium:solute symporter, whose protein sequence is MSPALLFAILIGYFALLLGVAWATSRNANNDSFFIGNKSSNWMLVAFGMVGTTLSGATFISVPGAVGNDAFGYAQILIGYVIGYIAVAYILLPLYYRLQLTSIYHYLDVRLGRRSYQSGAGFFIISRLLGATARLYLVVNILQAIILDSLGIPFWITTLVILGMILMYTYQGGVKTIVWTDTLQTTCMLFGLFACVWFLLGELGMSVPDSLNAMQSQGLARIFTTDFDSPNFFLKQIVAGIFIVLTMTGMDQEMMQKTISVKTLKDSQKNLLSLTAVLVVVLMSFLFLGGLLYLYAPIAGVSATGDKIFPAVVMGHLPATVQIIFLIALISALFPSADGAITALTSSFCIDILGIKRRNDLTEAGKESLRRRVHLGFAGLFLFLVLGFKAADNPSMIVVILKLAAYTYGPLLGLFGFGMLTRRMPTDRLVPFVTIGAPILCALLEYNQEHLLGSYRLGLELLMVNGILVFAGLFAISHKERTGAATIAA
- the sppA gene encoding signal peptide peptidase SppA, which encodes MAFKPLSALRRGAGMLWRAVDASRRTVMNLLFLLIVILIVMAVSSGGVKPIGDKTALVLELRGDLVEQYQSSFQDTLLDTVGGDSKRSVRLRDLLTVLDAASKDKSISTVVLLLDRMDGGGLAQLREVGAGIDRVKAAGKRVIAWGGMYDQKRYLLASHADEVYVHPMGMVMIEGFGGRRNYYRDALDKLGVTVNLIKVGTYKSFAEPYIANGPSEAAQEADSFLYNGLWQDYTSQVENNRKLPAGSVAKWIETLPQQMEAAGGSAARVAQAGKLVDGLKTQDEVRALLVKRGVWEERIKSFRQIGFHDYLGRHQQRPFGDAVGVITASGNIVDGTSGPDTVGGITTANLIRQAREDQHIKAVVLRVDSPGGSAYASELIRRELELTRAAGKPVVVSMGNVAASGGYWISMAADEVIADPATITGSIGVFTILPTAEKVSDKLGIHTGGYTTTWLADAYNPLRPIDPRFSRLVQSSINHVYSEFTTKAAAARNTTAARIDEVGQGRVWTGSQAKERGLVDRLGNYRDALASAARRARLDADYRVAYIERPVSRIERFLNLMGASTAQAINIQVKLGLMEAALPAGPITQVAEDMAWLKDVAEGRTPFAAVTHCMCATP
- a CDS encoding NYN domain-containing protein, whose protein sequence is MASSDNISMAVFCDFENVALGVRDANYEKFDIKPVLERLLLKGSIVVKKAYCDWDRYKAFKAPMHEANFELIEIPHVRQSGKNSADIRLVVDALDLCYTKSHVDTFVIISGDSDFSPLVSKLRENAKRVIGVGVKQSTSDLLVANCDEFIFYDDLVREVRRAAAKRKEELDARRGQPATRRPSDDKRREELEARKAQALEMVVETFDALVSERGDTGKIWASLLKDTLKRRRPDFSETYYGYRTFGNLLEEAQSRGLFEFGRDEKSGTYVYRSAAAPVTMPAPELVVMPEAPENEEAATEEPGGEEAPALEAKPERSRRGRGGRRGGGRDAAPAVPELTATDADLAVPPPAVDEAAVPAAPEAPEASTAAEPAQAVAEETVAEPAPAPVKERRRAPRKPAAKKAPAPAAVVEAPAELPAPAGSPDSAADTAPPAPAVGPDSDAVAGEAPAETDADAKTARKPGARPAHKAPARKAAPRSRRPAKPKTTPENG